Proteins encoded together in one Miscanthus floridulus cultivar M001 chromosome 16, ASM1932011v1, whole genome shotgun sequence window:
- the LOC136510142 gene encoding agamous-like MADS-box protein AGL29 → MAPPRRPSMGRQKIEIRRIESDEARQVCFSKRRAGLFKKASELSILCGADVAAVVFSPAGKAFSFGHPSVESVVERFLASSSPSPAGAGAGAGHSSAGGGEDRAVSELNRQHGELRAQLDAEKTRQERADEAIRKEREARSPAMAWIDADLGAMGHDDLVAFWAALAGVQAAVAASADQLLRDALLVGRRGRQQPAQLAGGGVAFDVGAFGIGVQVQPPPGFAGIDLQGFGGQAAAILGAAGPS, encoded by the coding sequence ATGGCGCCTCCACGCCGGCCGAGCATGGGGCGGCAGAAGATCGAGATCCGGCGCATAGAGAGCGACGAGGCGCGGCAGGTGTGCTTCTCCAAGCGCCGCGCGGGGCTGTTCAAGAAGGCCAGCGAGCTCTCCATCCTCTGCGGCGCCGACGTGGCCGCCGTCGTCTTCTCACCCGCCGGCAAGGCCTTCTCCTTCGGCCACCCTTCCGTGGAGTCCGTCGTCGAGCGCTTCctcgcctcctcctccccctcgcctgcaggtgccggtgccggtgctggCCACTcctccgccggcggcggcgaggaccgCGCGGTCTCGGAGCTGAACCGCCAGCACGGCGAGCTGCGCGCGCAGCTGGACGCGGAGAAGACGAGGCAGGAGCGCGCGGACGAGGCGATCCGGAAGGAGCGCGAGGCGAGGAGCCCCGCCATGGCGTGGATCGACGCTGACCTGGGCGCGATGGGCCACGACGACCTGGTCGCGTTCTGGGCCGCGCTGGCGGGCGTACAGGCCGCCGTGGCGGCGAGCGCCGATCAGCTGCTGCGTGACGCGCTGCTCGTCGGGCGCAGGGGCCGGCAGCAGCCCGCCCAGCTCGCCGGTGGTGGTGTGGCCTTTGATGTCGGTGCGTTTGGCATTGGCGTGCAAGTGCAGCCGCCTCCAGGATTCGCCGGTATCGACCTGCAGGGGTTCGGGGGACAGGCTGCTGCCATCCTCGGCGCCGCCGGTCCCTCATGA
- the LOC136512750 gene encoding isocitrate dehydrogenase [NADP], chloroplastic-like produces MWKSPNGTIRNILNGTVFREPIICKNIPRLVPEWTKPICIGRHAFGDQYRATDAVIKGPGKLKLVFEGKEEQVELEVFNFTGAGGVALSMYNTDESIHAFAEASMATAYEKKWPLYLSTKNTILKKYDGRFKDIFQEVYEAGWKTKFEAAGIWYEHRLIDDMVAYALKSEGGYVWACKNYDGDVQSDFLAQGFGSLGLMTSVLVCPDGKTIEAEAAHGTVTRHYRVHQKGGETSTNSIASIFAWTRGLAHRAKLDDNARLLDFTQKLEAACIGAVESGKMTKGLALLVHGSANVTRSHYLNTEEFIDAVADELRSRLAANSNL; encoded by the exons ATGTGGAAGAGCCCGAATGGCACAATTAGGAACATTCTGAATG GCACTGTGTTCAGAGAACCAATCATCTGCAAAAACATCCCACGGCTTGTTCCAG AGTGGACAAAGCCCATTTGCATTGGGAGGCATGCATTCGGTGATCAGTACCGGGCAACTGATGCAGTTATCAAGGGCCCCGGCAAGCTCAAATTAGTTTTTG AGGGAAAAGAAGAGCAAGTTGAGCTGGAGGTGTTCAACTTCACTGGTGCCGGAGGAGTTGCCTTATCCATGTACAACACTGATGAG TCCATCCATGCCTTTGCTGAGGCTTCTATGGCCACTGCTTATGAAAAGAAATGGCCATTGTATCTTAGCACCAAAAACACTATTTTGAAGAAATATGATGGCAG GTTCAAGGACATTTTCCAGGAGGTCTATGAAGCTGGTTGGAAAACCAAATTTGAAGCTGCCGGCATATG GTATGAGCACCGCCTCATTGATGACATGGTAGCATACGCGCTTAAGAGTGAAGGAGGGTATGTCTGGGCTTGCAAGAATTATGATGGAGATGTGCAGAGCGATTTCTTAGCTCAAG GTTTTGGCTCATTGGGTTTGATGACATCGGTACTG GTGTGCCCTGATGGGAAGacgatcgaagctgaagcagccCATGGTACTGTTACCCGTCATTACCGTGTTCatcagaaaggaggtgaaaccaGTACAAACAGTATTGCCTCAATCTTTGCGTGGACAAGAGGACTTGCACACAG GGCAAAGCTTGATGACAATGCTAGACTACTTGACTTCACTCAGAAGCTCGAGGCTGCCTGCATTGGAGCTGTCGAGTCTGGGAAGATGACCAAGGGCCTTGCCCTTCTTGTTCACGGATCTGCAAA TGTAACGAGGAGCCATTACCTGAACACCGAGGAGTTCATCGACGCTGTTGCTGATGAGCTCAGATCAAGGCTGGCGGCCAACTCAAACCTATGA